A window of the Thermodesulforhabdus norvegica genome harbors these coding sequences:
- a CDS encoding universal stress protein codes for MNRHVLVTVSDNPSYLYGVRFVAGFFRNVEKLKVTLFYVAPPEAMAGKKEEDGEKELIARVKEALATAEHILVQNGFKRENIEFKITSRKFGTVKDIIREGRQGLYDAVVLGRRGYTIFEKLFSYSVSREILERPIPFPVWICREFEKDRRGCLVCVDGSEAAFAVTDHVGFMLSEESLHHITVLHVLETREKEEEGAGILEKAVEMLRENGVPAERISVEMVAGGKPADVILDKLKREKYAVVAMGKTGRGEKKGWFRGSCCDVILNHLKGFCLWVGR; via the coding sequence ATGAACAGGCATGTTCTGGTAACGGTGAGTGACAATCCGAGCTACCTTTACGGGGTAAGGTTTGTGGCCGGGTTTTTCAGAAATGTGGAAAAACTGAAGGTGACTCTTTTCTATGTTGCCCCACCCGAAGCGATGGCGGGGAAAAAGGAGGAAGATGGGGAAAAGGAGCTTATAGCCCGGGTTAAGGAAGCTCTTGCAACGGCAGAACACATCCTTGTTCAAAACGGATTCAAAAGGGAAAACATAGAGTTCAAGATCACAAGCAGAAAATTCGGGACCGTCAAGGACATAATCCGGGAGGGCCGTCAGGGATTGTACGACGCCGTGGTTCTGGGCCGGAGGGGTTACACGATTTTTGAGAAACTCTTCTCCTACAGCGTGAGCCGGGAGATTCTGGAGCGGCCTATTCCCTTTCCGGTCTGGATATGCCGGGAGTTTGAAAAGGACCGTCGGGGGTGCCTCGTATGTGTGGACGGGTCTGAGGCGGCCTTTGCCGTGACCGACCATGTTGGTTTTATGCTTTCCGAGGAGTCTCTCCATCACATTACGGTTCTCCATGTTCTCGAAACCAGGGAAAAAGAAGAGGAAGGGGCCGGGATACTGGAGAAGGCGGTGGAGATGCTCCGAGAAAACGGCGTTCCCGCAGAAAGGATTTCCGTGGAAATGGTTGCGGGAGGCAAGCCTGCCGATGTGATTCTGGATAAGCTGAAGCGTGAGAAGTACGCCGTTGTTGCCATGGGCAAAACGGGTCGGGGAGAAAAGAAGGGGTGGTTTCGCGGGTCCTGCTGTGACGTGATACTGAACCATCTGAAGGGATTCTGTCTGTGGGTCGGAAGATAG
- a CDS encoding hybrid sensor histidine kinase/response regulator, translating into MKEPEVIALILILSTFLQLAAATMAFVYGKRAFQRVGWTLLCVAFVLMIARRIVGLLEVTEDSAGYLVVEELIALSTSLLVLVGICYMGKSFQALVSTVEMEKKIREKEQESFRFMQTLFDSIPIPTFAVDTGGRVILWNRACEKLTGMSREGLLGRKPDFSPLYPERESPPPTLAELLITMTPEEIAEKFKRSGVWLKEGAVVVETEFSVEDSVKAVKLIAGRIYDERGVIRGAIQTAQDVTSERRMEQYLRTFQKLEAVGRLVLGIAHDFRNILMIVQAATELIPEDRLEDEAVKACMAEVRQAVRRGSDLCTHLMRFAGSQDKEEKQPIFLNTVLVEWERTFRRLLRENIHFRMDLAPDLWAVNARPGQIERIVTNLALNAQEAIPDGGSIVVRTENVRLRERDIPPESGVKAGRFVRLTVEDTGVGMDEVTRKRIFEPFFSTKVRPGGMGLYVVYSEVRSLGGFIDVRSEPGKGTAFDIYLPALCSECGGVADDAGVPKPDGPEEKKGCVLLVEDEVPLREMLAEFLARKGFTVHKAGDGREALEIFESIKDAVDIVIADLGLPGEMDGYVLIDGILSRKENIKIVVMTGYAVEKKGGAFTDKGFVEVINKPFSMADVMRLLEKWRSS; encoded by the coding sequence ATGAAAGAACCGGAGGTTATCGCTTTAATACTGATTTTATCGACTTTTCTTCAGTTAGCTGCTGCTACGATGGCCTTTGTTTATGGCAAAAGGGCTTTTCAGCGTGTGGGGTGGACGCTTTTGTGCGTTGCCTTTGTCCTTATGATTGCCCGCCGCATCGTGGGACTGTTGGAAGTCACGGAGGATAGTGCGGGATACCTTGTTGTGGAAGAGTTGATCGCCTTATCCACATCCCTTCTGGTCCTGGTAGGCATCTGCTATATGGGAAAATCCTTTCAGGCTCTGGTCTCCACTGTGGAGATGGAGAAAAAGATACGGGAGAAGGAACAGGAATCCTTCCGCTTCATGCAGACTCTTTTCGACTCTATCCCGATACCGACCTTTGCCGTGGATACCGGTGGGCGGGTGATTCTCTGGAACAGGGCCTGTGAAAAGCTGACGGGCATGTCCAGGGAAGGGCTTCTGGGTAGAAAGCCTGATTTTTCGCCTTTATATCCGGAAAGAGAAAGCCCGCCTCCGACCCTGGCGGAGCTCCTCATAACGATGACGCCCGAAGAAATTGCCGAAAAGTTCAAAAGATCCGGAGTCTGGCTTAAAGAAGGTGCCGTCGTGGTGGAGACAGAATTTTCTGTGGAGGATTCCGTAAAAGCGGTGAAGCTGATTGCGGGGAGAATCTACGATGAGAGAGGGGTTATCAGGGGAGCAATCCAGACTGCTCAGGATGTCACTTCAGAGCGCAGGATGGAGCAGTATCTGAGGACCTTTCAGAAACTCGAAGCCGTAGGAAGGCTTGTCCTGGGAATAGCCCACGATTTCAGGAATATTCTCATGATCGTTCAGGCTGCTACGGAGCTGATCCCCGAAGATCGCCTTGAGGATGAGGCGGTTAAGGCCTGCATGGCGGAGGTCCGGCAGGCCGTAAGGCGCGGCTCCGATCTCTGCACCCACCTCATGAGGTTTGCCGGATCGCAGGATAAAGAAGAGAAGCAGCCGATTTTTCTGAATACAGTGCTTGTGGAATGGGAACGCACATTTCGCCGGCTCCTGCGGGAAAACATTCACTTCCGGATGGATCTTGCGCCCGATCTCTGGGCCGTCAATGCCAGGCCGGGGCAGATCGAACGTATCGTAACGAACCTCGCCCTGAATGCCCAGGAGGCCATTCCCGACGGTGGCAGCATTGTAGTCCGAACGGAAAACGTCAGACTTCGGGAAAGGGACATTCCTCCGGAGTCCGGAGTAAAGGCCGGTCGGTTCGTCAGGCTCACCGTTGAGGACACCGGAGTTGGAATGGACGAGGTCACGCGGAAGCGAATCTTCGAGCCTTTCTTCAGCACCAAGGTGAGGCCCGGAGGGATGGGTCTTTATGTGGTTTACTCTGAGGTGAGAAGTCTGGGCGGTTTTATCGACGTCAGGAGCGAGCCGGGAAAGGGAACGGCTTTTGACATCTATCTTCCGGCTCTTTGCTCTGAGTGCGGCGGGGTGGCTGACGATGCCGGTGTGCCGAAACCGGATGGTCCGGAGGAGAAGAAGGGTTGCGTCCTTCTCGTGGAAGACGAGGTACCGCTTCGGGAAATGCTGGCGGAATTTCTTGCAAGGAAAGGCTTTACCGTTCATAAAGCCGGTGATGGTAGGGAAGCCCTGGAGATCTTCGAAAGTATTAAGGACGCCGTCGATATCGTGATCGCCGATCTGGGCCTTCCCGGAGAAATGGACGGTTATGTGCTGATCGACGGGATTCTTTCCCGGAAGGAAAACATCAAGATTGTGGTAATGACGGGTTATGCTGTTGAGAAGAAAGGGGGAGCTTTTACGGATAAGGGATTCGTTGAGGTTATTAACAAACCCTTCTCGATGGCCGATGTTATGCGCCTTCTTGAAAAGTGGAGAAGCTCATGA
- a CDS encoding methyl-accepting chemotaxis protein, with translation MVAERIGTRIAFLVVVFVLLVGAVAAVGYYGLSKAQVLGLLEEKVNEATLWVLELRRQEKNFALRGFEKVRGDKLNSVEKWQRNYEELRHLLDDLNKHPVVRSYYGVETEALFKNLEAYKKAFLGDYVGSYKPRLDAFARWRDLAWDVTERLQALKNKLEGFQRSAFSAGDLGEIKKAAGLISSFEAFYAGFLTLRVRGMYAVNLGTLEAFGAYDEQLQKVKVCLEDFTKLAEVSGNSELKTLAGELAVLLSAYEKAGEEYRNALKVKLQGEDKMIGASRAALDDLMKLLDDLRGRTRNEINLLKKIFLVGSAVTLITGVVLGFLISRSITRPVVVSVEEVNRRVTDITGKIMGLEKNSRDLAEGATQQASSVEESFASLEEIAAMARANEDKGQRAGEFALEVERVVGEVQEALRNMVSAMKEIHKAGEETSVIVKKINDIAFQTNLLALNAAVEAARAGNAGAGFAVVADEVRVLALRAAEAAKDSARLIELSQAKIGIGRNVVRNCMSSFRRIVNGSGQMAALMEEVVRGSGEQRRGIEQLNSAFGEINRVVARNAGLAEEVAAISSDIKNSVEILNNSMIQLARMAGMKAGGSVPCQDFT, from the coding sequence ATGGTGGCGGAGAGAATAGGAACCAGGATAGCCTTTCTTGTCGTCGTCTTTGTTTTGCTCGTGGGGGCCGTAGCGGCAGTCGGTTACTATGGGTTGAGTAAAGCTCAGGTTCTGGGGCTTCTGGAAGAAAAGGTTAACGAAGCGACCCTGTGGGTTCTGGAGTTAAGGAGGCAGGAGAAGAATTTCGCACTCAGAGGCTTTGAAAAGGTCAGGGGAGATAAACTCAATTCGGTTGAAAAGTGGCAGAGAAATTACGAAGAACTGCGCCATCTCCTTGACGATCTGAATAAGCATCCGGTCGTAAGGTCTTACTACGGGGTTGAGACGGAAGCTCTTTTTAAGAATCTTGAAGCCTATAAAAAGGCCTTTCTCGGTGATTATGTCGGATCATATAAACCCAGACTGGATGCCTTTGCAAGATGGAGGGATTTGGCCTGGGACGTAACCGAAAGACTGCAGGCCCTGAAGAACAAACTGGAAGGGTTCCAGCGGTCGGCCTTTTCTGCGGGGGATCTCGGTGAGATCAAAAAGGCGGCAGGACTCATATCCTCTTTTGAAGCCTTTTATGCCGGGTTCCTTACGCTCAGGGTAAGAGGGATGTATGCCGTTAATCTGGGTACGCTGGAAGCCTTTGGTGCTTACGACGAGCAATTACAGAAGGTTAAAGTCTGCCTTGAGGATTTCACCAAACTTGCAGAGGTAAGTGGCAATTCAGAGCTGAAGACGCTGGCCGGCGAGCTTGCAGTCCTTCTTTCTGCTTATGAGAAAGCCGGTGAGGAATACAGAAATGCCCTCAAGGTTAAGCTTCAGGGTGAAGATAAGATGATAGGAGCATCGCGCGCCGCCCTTGACGACCTGATGAAATTGCTCGACGACCTGCGTGGCCGAACGAGGAACGAAATAAATCTTCTGAAGAAGATCTTTCTTGTCGGAAGCGCAGTTACGCTTATCACGGGGGTAGTCCTGGGTTTTCTGATCTCCAGGTCCATCACCCGTCCTGTAGTGGTCAGCGTTGAGGAGGTAAACCGCAGGGTTACCGATATCACGGGAAAGATTATGGGGCTTGAAAAGAACAGCAGAGACCTTGCGGAAGGGGCAACACAGCAGGCCTCTTCCGTGGAAGAAAGCTTTGCATCCCTGGAGGAAATTGCCGCCATGGCAAGGGCTAACGAAGACAAGGGACAAAGGGCAGGTGAGTTTGCCCTTGAGGTCGAAAGGGTGGTCGGTGAGGTTCAGGAGGCTTTGCGTAATATGGTTTCGGCCATGAAGGAAATACACAAAGCCGGTGAGGAAACTTCCGTTATTGTGAAGAAGATCAACGACATAGCCTTTCAAACCAATCTTCTCGCTCTTAACGCCGCCGTGGAAGCCGCAAGAGCAGGAAATGCGGGGGCAGGTTTTGCCGTTGTGGCCGACGAGGTGAGGGTTCTTGCACTCAGAGCCGCCGAGGCCGCAAAGGACTCGGCGCGGCTTATTGAGCTTTCTCAAGCGAAAATAGGCATAGGGCGCAATGTTGTGAGGAATTGCATGAGCTCTTTCAGGCGGATCGTCAACGGCTCAGGTCAAATGGCTGCTCTGATGGAAGAAGTGGTGCGGGGATCAGGTGAACAGCGAAGGGGTATAGAGCAGTTAAACAGCGCTTTTGGGGAAATAAATCGGGTTGTGGCCCGCAACGCAGGGCTTGCCGAGGAAGTTGCCGCCATTTCTTCAGACATAAAAAACTCGGTGGAAATCCTTAATAACTCCATGATCCAGCTTGCCCGCATGGCCGGCATGAAGGCGGGAGGATCTGTTCCGTGCCAGGACTTCACATAG